A single Fundidesulfovibrio terrae DNA region contains:
- a CDS encoding FliI/YscN family ATPase gives MSLDANACVTLLSELDPVRTYGKVSKVVGLIAEGKGIKAPLGAVCRLMGEGGADDKGVPAEVVGFRDDACLLMPYGDLRGVSQGCLIQNTATPPLLPVGQRFLGRVIDAFGNPIDNKGPLDPRRYYPLYGDPPAPLDRPRITEPMDVGVRAINGLLTLGKGQRVGIMAGSGVGKSTLMGMIARNTKADVNVIGLIGERGREVLEFIEKDLGPEGLARSVLVVATSDQSPLVRMRAAYAATAMAEFFRDQGNDVILMMDSVTRFAMAGREVGLAAGEPPTTRGYTPSVFAHLPKLLERAGRNTVGSITGIYTVLVDGDDFNEPIADSTRSILDGHIVLTRDLADQGHFPAIDVLRSISRLRSDVTPKEALMAGRAFLRMLATYKRVEDMVNIGAYQAGANPDIDQALQMIGPMRNYLQQQVSESETLEGSFATLQAMTGT, from the coding sequence ATGAGCCTGGACGCCAACGCCTGCGTCACCCTGCTCTCGGAGCTCGACCCCGTGCGCACCTACGGCAAGGTGAGCAAGGTGGTGGGCCTCATCGCCGAGGGCAAGGGCATCAAGGCCCCCCTGGGCGCGGTCTGCCGCCTCATGGGCGAAGGCGGCGCGGACGACAAGGGCGTGCCCGCCGAGGTGGTGGGGTTCCGCGACGACGCCTGCCTGCTCATGCCCTACGGCGACCTGCGCGGCGTGAGCCAGGGGTGCCTGATCCAGAACACCGCCACCCCGCCGCTTTTGCCCGTGGGCCAGCGCTTCCTGGGCCGGGTCATCGACGCCTTCGGCAACCCCATCGACAACAAGGGCCCGCTGGACCCCAGGCGCTACTACCCGCTCTACGGCGACCCGCCCGCCCCCCTGGACCGCCCCCGCATCACCGAACCCATGGACGTGGGCGTGCGCGCCATCAACGGTCTGCTCACCCTGGGCAAGGGCCAGAGGGTCGGCATCATGGCCGGGTCCGGCGTCGGCAAGTCGACGCTCATGGGCATGATCGCCCGCAACACCAAGGCCGACGTCAACGTCATCGGCCTCATCGGCGAACGCGGTCGTGAGGTGCTGGAATTCATCGAGAAAGATTTAGGACCCGAGGGCCTGGCCCGCTCTGTCCTGGTGGTGGCCACCTCGGACCAGAGCCCCCTGGTGCGCATGCGCGCCGCCTACGCGGCCACGGCCATGGCCGAATTCTTCCGCGACCAGGGCAACGACGTCATTTTGATGATGGACTCCGTCACCCGCTTCGCCATGGCCGGGCGCGAAGTCGGACTGGCCGCCGGCGAGCCCCCGACGACCCGGGGATACACGCCGTCGGTGTTCGCGCACCTGCCGAAGCTTTTGGAGCGCGCGGGCAGGAACACGGTGGGATCGATCACCGGAATCTACACGGTGCTGGTCGACGGCGACGACTTCAACGAGCCCATCGCCGACTCCACCCGCTCCATCCTGGACGGGCACATCGTGCTCACCCGAGACCTGGCCGACCAGGGACACTTCCCGGCCATCGACGTGCTCCGGAGCATCAGCCGTTTGAGAAGCGACGTCACCCCCAAGGAAGCCCTCATGGCCGGACGGGCGTTTCTTCGCATGCTCGCCACATACAAACGCGTGGAAGACATGGTGAACATCGGAGCCTACCAGGCCGGGGCCAACCCCGACATCGACCAGGCCCTGCAGATGATCGGCCCCATGAGGAACTACCTGCAGCAGCAGGTCAGCGAATCGGAGACGTTGGAAGGGAGCTTCGCCACGCTGCAGGCCATGACGGGGACGTGA